A window of the Henckelia pumila isolate YLH828 chromosome 3, ASM3356847v2, whole genome shotgun sequence genome harbors these coding sequences:
- the LOC140889062 gene encoding uncharacterized protein gives MCIEDYVAKFSTLLRFAPLIADNEEAKADQFINGLNPDVFTLVNAGRPNNLADALDKAKGAEAGMKEMAVVATKEIVLGLKVNSSRSNEVVSLVLLVQSHMDQAKVQGLRVGFVVSVEEDIRVMLAREFLELVISAIGRDIMLECRPAHSRKGESQSVGQPPRQPARVFALTEDQTQAAPDNVIAAEKFVELHALPVECLSSVFAIASPMGIDKTSASIVRSCELQFDSNVIELDCIVLGMSDFDCIIGVDALTKYRATLLQTGAEGFLVYALDVLKASLVLADIPPVCEFADIFPDEIPGLPPMREIDFSIELVPVTLPISKAPYRMAPLELKELKYQLKDLLNKGYIKPSVSPWGAPVLFVRKNDGSMRLCIEYRQLNQVTVKNRYPLPRIDDLFHQLQASSVYSKIDLRSGYHHLRVREADVSKTTFRMRYGHYEFIVMPFDLTNAPAMTYRHDQMANIYIRDVVRLHGVPKSIVSDRDPRFTSHFWHSLQEALGTRLHLSTMYYPQIDGQPERTIQILEDMLRAVMLYFGASWQESLPLVEFSYNNNYQSSIQMAPFEAVYGKKCRSALFWDDLYETPITGRDMIREMSDKVKLIQIRMRTAQDRQAKYANVRRRPLHLEQGDRVFLKISPFRGTIRFGKRGKLSPRFIGPYEILDKVGDLAYRLALPPALSGIHDVFHMSILRKYEPDASYILRPDEAELDETLNYFERPIQILDHEERQLRNKSIPLVKVQWSRHGIEEATWETERDMRQLYPELFH, from the exons ATGTGcattgaagactatgttgcaaaGTTTTCCACTTTACTTCGTTTTGCACCTCTTATTGCTGATAATGAGGAAGCAAaggccgatcaattcatcaacggccttaatcctgatgtttttaccTTGGTCAATGCCGGGCGACCTAATAATCTTGCTGATGCTCTTGATAAAGCCAAGGGTGCTGAAGCTG GTATGAAGGAGATGGCAGTAGTAGCAACAAAAGAGATCGTTTTAGGTCtaaaggtaaacagttcaagaagcaaTGAAGTAGTTTCTCTAGTTCTATTGGTTCAAAGTCATATGGATCAAGCCAAGGTTCAGGGTCTACGGGTTGGTTTTGTagtaagtgtggaggaagacattcGAGTGATGCTTGCAAGGGAGTTTCTGGAACTTGTAATCTCTGCAATCGGCCGAGACATTATGCTAGAGT GTAGACCAGCTCATAGTAGAAAAGGAGAGAGCCAGAGTGTAGGCCAACCTCCACGACAGCCAGCTAGAGtttttgcattgacagaagatCAGACACAGGCAGCACCGGacaatgtgattgcag ctgaaaaatttgttgaattgcatgctttgcctgttgagTGTTTGTCTTCTGTATTTGCTATCGCATCGCCCATGGGAATAGATAAGACATCTGCAAGTATAGTCAGGAGTTGTGAATTACAGTTTGACAGTAATGTGATTGAGCttgattgtatagtacttggtatgtctgattttgattgtattattggcgTTGATGCACTAACCAAGTATAGGGCCACG TTATTGCAGACCGGTGCTGAAGGATTTCTAGTTTATGCATTGGATGTGTTGAAAGCTAGTCTTGTACTGGCGGATATTCCTCCTGTATGTGAGTTTGCAGATATTTTTCCGGATGAAATACCGGGATTGCCTCCAAtgcgtgagattgatttcagtaTCGAGTTGGTACCAGTTACTTTGCCTATCTCTAAAGCTCCTTATAGGATGGCACCACttgaactgaaagagttgaaatATCAACTTAAAGATTTGCTGAACAAAGGTTACATTAAGCCAAGTGTGTCACCCTGGGGCGCTCCGGTTTTATTTGTCAGAAAGAACgatggatcgatgagattatgtatcgaATACCGCCAATTAAATCAGGTCACGGTAAAGAATAGATATCCATTACCTCGAATTGATGACTTATTTCACCAATTGCAAGCTTCTTCcgtatattcaaagattgatttgaggtctGGTTATCACCATTTGAGGGTAAGAGAAGCAGATGTGTCTAAAACTACTTTTCGAatgaggtatggccattatgagtttatagtaatGCCATTCGATTTAACAAATGCTCCTGCT atgacgtatcgtcatgaccAGATGGCCAATATTTATATCAGAGATGTAGTGCGACTGCACGGTGTGCCTAAGTCAATAGTATCGGATCGAGATCCTCGATTCACTTCacatttctggcatagtctacagGAAGCTTTGGGTACTCGTCTACATTTGAGTACAATGTATTATCCTCAGATTGATGGGCAGCCAGAGCGTACTATACAGATTCTagaagatatgttgagagctgtgaTGCTTTATTTTGGTGCGAGTTGGCAAGAATCTTTGCCACTTGttgaattctcttataataacaaTTATCAATCAAGCATtcagatggctccatttgaagcagtGTATGGTAAAAAATGTAGATCtgcgttgttttgggatgatcttTATGAAACACCAATTACAGGACGAGATATGATCAGAGAGATGTCTGATAAAGTGAAATTGATACAGAtcagaatgagaacagcgcaagatcgacaagcaaagtatgcaaatgtgAGGCGTAGACCTTTGCATTTGGAACAAGGTGATCGGGTATTTTTGAAGATATCTCCTTTTCGAGGCACTATTCGATTCGGAAAGAGAGGTAAGCTATCACCGAGGTTTATTGGACCTTATGAAATTCTTGATAAAGTTGGTGATCTTGCATATCGACTAGCATTACCTCCAGCACTGTCAGGTATTCACGATGTATTTCACATGTCTATATTGAGGAAGTACGAGCCCGATGCTTCCTATATTCTTCGTCCAgatgaagctgaattggatGAAACATTGAACTATTTCGAACGTCCTATTCAAATCCTTGATCACGAGGAAaggcagctcagaaacaaatcCATTCCACTTGTGAAGGTgcaatggagtagacacggaaTTGAAGAAGCTACCTGGGAGACAGAACGGGATATGAGACAGCTTTATCCAGAGctatttcattga